The genomic window tcctctaggatgtgcagcatcagaaagacttcatcagtgtggctgtgggtgcttttagctttgtcctgtgccactctatgatgacatgaaacaggacttcacctgccaccagcccaggccaccctttgccaccccagctccttggagcttggacaagcagacacaaagtctttctgctgcttcccccttttgcacaaatgcacagagagctgggatttttccaggtctCGTGTCTCCACGATGAATATGGTGAGTTACAcagatgcttgtcagctccacttcctgcctagaaatcttgaaactgcttctaaatgctgctcactTCAGCTCTTGGACACCTACTCCCACAGAGccgggaaaaaaatgcccctgACGCCAGCTTACAAGGTGAGTTACGCCAAAGAGGGctatgtgggaaatctctatccctgCCTATCCTTTTAAGAGATCTGTGCCTTGTATCTAAAGGAAGGAACGTGCAAGCAACGTGACTGACACTTTCGCTCTCCGTGTTCGTTCCGCAGCCACGGGTACAAAGACATTATGGGAACCCTtgtgcagccagagccttctgtccctgcagaagggagcgcggcgggtgggggcggttggcgggcagcgagccccggacagcgggcgagatccggctccacacctgccaggccctgctaaggctccatgccggctcctctgcaacagcaaagaccttcagccgtgtcactgcccagaggggcagtgctggcccggccgcacagctccttttccccacaAGTTGCAGGAGGTGAGAACGCAAcacttgcaaacaccgactgcgagccacagcgcCGGCTGCgcaccatgaacctcagctctgggacCACTGTCTGCCCCAAGCTCcgggggatgcagtgggagccgggctgggctctgccctggggccatcctccagggacagctgcaaacagggagcatttagTTGCCACCAAGAGCCCAGCCACGCGTGGAGGGGAGCCGGTGCAGGTGCGGCCTGCGCTgttgcctgctgtgctctggggctgctgctccccgcagagggaactgcactggcgtgccagaggagacaaagaAGCTTCAGCTTAAGCCAAACtgagctgggtggctgggctggcaggagtggggagggtcaagggcattcacagagctcatcctgctggaaGGACGAGGAAAAGGGGCAGTGGGAAGCTAACAGTGaggagagctgaggcctggagggcAGCTCTTGAATGACACTCAGGTCTCACCggacctctgagacattgctgttcttctgccagtgacaggatgagtccctaaacctggggctcgctCCTCCTTGTGGTCAaaggcatcaaggaaggctacagtgcgacagagactgccctgagctggcaactcactgggggaaaagagggagcacttgtgaagtaaaaggcaggcggggcagagaactgttcagagaagggctgagctaaagcttgagcaagctgagaaatgtcatttggggtcatcccagattgatttcatttcacaagttattgaacaagtttattttgggggcgggggggggtgtcatgttttcccctggaggCGTGCACTCTGCAGGCTTGAGCTGCGTTGCTGAAATGCtcgagcacgtctctgctgcggctcacaccggttcttctttggcttcttccgGCCCggtgctgagccgcagcagagccctggcggagcccagagcagcctcagcatccacagagcccggctgcaaggagagaaagcagaaaccgcCCGTCACTTGAAGGCTgctgtcccccttgtcccagccgcccgcggtgcccaggccgtgctggctgtgctcagagcggTGCCCGAAGCCGCCcgtcactgctgcctttggcaggagagcaggatggcaggacatgtgccaccgcccgcagccagccgtGGCAgatccacctcctcagcagctgcccattgggatgctcctgtgctcgctgccatctcccaaaagcccttatcccagccgtgccaagaaGACGGGGACCCACCGCACGCCACCCGCCGccggaagaaaagctgctcccaagcgaTGTCCTCGGCCTTCTCCAAGGCCCCGTCCCATCCACGCTGCAGCTGGTCCCAAGCACTTCCCGATCCAGATTGGACACCACCTACAACACCTCCTTTAAgggaaacaaacaacaaattaatgaaaagggattacagacaaaaaggagaaacaagaaaaaaggtaaaaagtctTCTCTCTGTTGGGGGCCTGAGGAAGGCCCAACCTTCCCtacatgctggggaaaaacccaccctcGGGCGAGGGAAGCCCAtgctttctcccctcccccccgcacTGACCCCCAACAGGCACAGcgagcccaaagcaaacaagccgagtggagcagcccaagcccttcctttcctgcaaaacaaagcagcccgtgcacagctcctggagtgccacatctgctcctgccatgggggcttgtttgtgtcgggctggctgccccagccccagcccggggAACAGTGGGcggtgggggctgttggcagggccaggggccgaCTCCCATTTCCTAAGcaccccagcccatcccgcccgccctgccgaaaagcagcttggcagccggctgaagaattagttgcatccgccccagcaaaggggggaacctttgcttcccggccaggccgtgcaatgcccaaatctgggagcatccccttggctgtggactcatctgtaaattcgctgtggagcctggctttgaagaaggtgccagaatcgaagcccatcatcttcagcttgccggtggccaggtcgagGAAGAGCTTGCCATCCTTGACGTCgtcctccatgtctccagcagcagcaggagtacagcttctccaggggctccttcttccctgcggctgagagcaggctgtcagtgccccgcccagggccccggctgtcagtgaagcaggacaagcaaaagcagcttgcacggcagccaccagtgctgggaagagcagctcagcgccAGCACAAGGGCTGCGGGTCCCCATCTGACGACCCCTGCGCAGCGATACAGGCAGGGCAAAAAAGCCTGCGTTTCTTGGCTTCTTCTGGCCAAGGCACGTGTGGAGCTgtaacttaccggctccctggatcaaagtgtgcctgtggctctctcccttcttctaTGGATGATGAATATCCTGCAGCCAAGGATCACacgacaggtcttctaatgagggcctgtCCAAGGAGTGCAGGGACAGACACCATCTGATCAGTTCCTTGCAGTCTGTggggagaaaccagaaagcgccggtcagttgcagaaggctcctgtccgctttgccccactattgccatgcccaggccatgccatgGGGGCTCCGAGCTGTGCCTGAACTTTCCCATCCATTCTttgttttggaggagagcaggagagcgaggcatgtgccacctcctcggcagctgccagagcgggatgctcatgagcccgctgctgtctcccagtactgctattccccccgtgccgcaGGGATGAGCATCCACCTTGAGAGAGCCGTTCTGGGAGCGACAGCTGGCCCCAGCTGATGTTCCGGCCCTTCGGGAACGGGTGCcgcccgcagaccatctggtgcagcacgatgcccagggaccagacggtagctgcctcgccgtagtaccagccaaaatgggtccattccggggggctgtacgCTGGTGTTCCTACGGAATAGAGAGGCACTTCATTAGCGGGATGCTGCCTGCTCccggagcctcgccccagcatccctgggcacgcaGGGGCCGCACCGGTGGCACGCGgcatgacccgctgccctctcgccAGCGCCTGTGACTTGtggacaaactgggggttgtAAAAGAAGCCACCGGTGtcacaagagggcagcggaagccctggcaaggctcaagcattccatgcaaagggaaAACCCGCTCAGTGCCGGGGGTGGGAAAACCATGCCttcaccctccctgcctgcattgccccaaaaaaacattctgaagcCAAGGCAAACAAGGCGAGCTGAGCAGTCCAAGCCGGTTcttgcctgcacaccaaaccggcgggtgcacagcttctggcccccccctctctgctacccccacccacgggtgtgTTTTTGTCacactggctgccccagccccagcgccagtcctgggcagagtggctggcaaaggctgccagcagggctggaagatggccccCCGGCCACCCGCACTCAAAAGCAACTGGGCTGAAAACTCGGTCCCATGACTGGcatcaaaagggagaatccccgctgccacagccaggttgGGCCGCGAGATGCCGGCACCGGGAGCCTACCCCGGCGAggactcacctgcaaagctggtgtaggctgtgtcttgcaggtaggtgccgcaGCCAAAGTCAATCAATTTGGCCTGGCCCgtggccaggtcaaccaggatgttctctggtTTCAGGTCCCTGtgaaggaccccgcagctggtgcagtgccgcacggcctccaggaccTGGCGGAACAGCTCCCGTGCCACCTCCTCGGACAGGAAGCCCCGCGCTCGAATGAAATGGAGCAGGTCCTGAGACTGCTCCGGCCgctccatcaccagcaccaCGTTGCTGGGCAGCTCGAGCCACTCGAGGAGCTGCACCACACCAGGGAAGCCggtggacaccttgtccagcagcacgacctCGAGTGGTGCGCTGGTGCCgttgggctgcgggaggagcacgatGCCGTCAGtggggctgatgccgtgccagggctcgggaagccctcgccCAGCCCAGGATGCTCTGCGCCCTCCGCTGCCCCCACGCCCGCTCTCCCCCGAGGCGTCCTGGCGCCTTCCACCCtcccgggcctcggctcatccccgcccgtcacGCCCcgccttctcccgctgcccaccacccccacccctacccccccgctcactcaccagctcgccccaatgacgGATGCGGGTCCGTGGCACccatttgatggccacctgcaagccaaggggagcagcgggctgagctcgccgcccgccctgccgagccccatcctccttctcctgcgcCCTCCTccgccccccgcctcctgcgcccgccgccggccccgccactcaccggggcgccgtccgagagccgcgtggccgcgaagacgctgccgaagccgccgcgccccagcagcgaaccctcCAGGTAGCGCTCCCTTAGGCCCTGCAGCGCATTCCCTGCCGGCGAGACGCGgctgtcagcgctcggcccggggccagaaACGGCCGCCGGGCGctcctcaaccgccccgggccgggtatCCCCAGATGTTGCCTCTTTCGAAGGggacaccggcggctcgggggcgggggccgcgctGCCGAGCGGGAGAGCTCGGACCGGGGAAGACGCCGCggacgcggcgggagcggccgcgccgtctGTCTCCTCGGCGggtcccgggaggagccggggccggggccggggccggggccggggccggggccgggccagccggagccagaggCTAACAGTGCTGCCCAAgaggcaggcactgatgcccgcccagcggCGCCACCGCCAGTAGGGcaagagccgggcggaggcgagaccgcggcgggacgcccgggggcggggagggcgcagccccgcccggggccgggggcgggccgggggcatggcccggcctggcatggggagagggaggccgcggaagGGGCGGAGGGGGTGGAGCACTgaagggagagcgggacaggggatgcgggacactgggagaaggagaggaggaacaggagaaggAACGCAGAGGGTCTGGAGAACCGCTGCTCTTGTattgctcttctgctgctgccgctgctgccgctgctgccgctgccgctgctgccgccgaagcgctgggagcgttggtccgcgtgtccgtgtgtctgttgCCCGGGTGTCCGTTTttcccccgcgcgccccgcggccgagccccgcgcgccccgggccagcacgggccgctccggggccgaagcggagtcccggagcatctcttcctcccgcagccgcgcCAAACGCACCGTCTTGTTTAGCTTCTTCTTCACCAGATTGTAACTCTTCCTTGCGGCAATCTTGCAActtgcccctgctgctgctggctcgccCCGCGCCGCGGTCTCTTGCTCGCGAGCAACCAAAGCGCTGTCCGCGCTTTTcgcctggagcagagcaaagtgctgaatgaggagcctgccagcgccaggcagaggcagccccgtgggagggcagagcaggacgtGAGGAGGGAGACGTGCAGCCCCTGCGCggtgcagcgctgctccccggccgctcggcgtgGGCAGTgcgagcggcggggccgtgcccggcgcggTGCCCTCGTCGGCagggctgttg from Aphelocoma coerulescens isolate FSJ_1873_10779 unplaced genomic scaffold, UR_Acoe_1.0 HiC_scaffold_60, whole genome shotgun sequence includes these protein-coding regions:
- the LOC138102082 gene encoding serine/threonine-protein kinase pim-1-like yields the protein MPGRAMPPARPRPRAGLRPPRPRASRRGLASARLLPYWRWRRWAGISACLLGSTVSLWLRLARPRPRPRPRPRPRLLPGPAEETDGAAAPAASAASSPVRALPLGSAAPAPEPPVSPSKEATSGDTRPGAVEERPAAVSGPGPSADSRVSPAGNALQGLRERYLEGSLLGRGGFGSVFAATRLSDGAPVAIKWVPRTRIRHWGELPNGTSAPLEVVLLDKVSTGFPGVVQLLEWLELPSNVVLVMERPEQSQDLLHFIRARGFLSEEVARELFRQVLEAVRHCTSCGVLHRDLKPENILVDLATGQAKLIDFGCGTYLQDTAYTSFAGTPAYSPPEWTHFGWYYGEAATVWSLGIVLHQMVCGRHPFPKGRNISWGQLSLPERLSQDCKELIRWCLSLHSLDRPSLEDLSCDPWLQDIHHP